In Desulfuromonas sp., a genomic segment contains:
- a CDS encoding DUF2867 domain-containing protein, with the protein MTPNNEKPVLVAGASGYIGARLIPALLQAGFRVRALVRTPEKILSRVWAQNESLEIVKGDLLDYESLAAAAKGCRAAYYLVHSMGVPGSDFAEIDRTAARNMAAASEDAKLEQIIYLAGLGDDQSELSHHLQSRREVEEVLKSGSVPVTVLRAAMIIGSGSASFEILRYLVERLPVMITPRWVDTACQPIGIRNVLNYLVGCLDSAGTIGETFDIGQEDVTTYRQLMEIFAEEAGLRRRLIVPVPVLTPRLSSYWIHLVTPVPAALARPLAEGLSNRVVCQDLRIRELIPQQLYDCRQAIRLALVQTRNHEIESSWFDAGALPPVEWIDPADPEWAGGTRFVDAREITFAASREEVWDAILKIGGGTGWYYADWLWEVRGMMDRLVGGVGLQRGRRCPLELATGDVLDFWRVRKVEKFHSLQLVAEMKLPGSAILEFRIEEQKPDETCLQLKAHFLPNGLFGILYWYLVLPFHGLVFNGMLRGVGRHLEKKVLAGPQRVTT; encoded by the coding sequence ATGACCCCGAATAACGAAAAACCGGTTCTCGTCGCCGGCGCTTCCGGTTACATTGGTGCCCGCCTGATTCCGGCTCTGCTGCAGGCCGGGTTCCGAGTGCGTGCCCTGGTTCGAACCCCGGAAAAGATCTTGTCCAGGGTCTGGGCGCAGAATGAGAGCCTCGAGATTGTCAAAGGCGACCTTCTCGATTACGAATCATTGGCCGCGGCCGCCAAGGGGTGCCGTGCTGCATACTACCTGGTCCATTCAATGGGCGTGCCCGGCTCCGATTTTGCCGAGATCGACCGGACCGCCGCGCGCAACATGGCTGCAGCATCGGAGGATGCAAAGCTCGAGCAGATCATCTATCTTGCCGGTCTCGGTGACGATCAATCGGAGCTCAGTCACCACCTGCAGTCACGCCGCGAAGTTGAAGAAGTTCTGAAAAGCGGATCGGTTCCGGTTACGGTATTGCGGGCAGCGATGATTATCGGCTCCGGCAGCGCTTCATTTGAAATCCTTCGCTACCTGGTTGAGCGGCTGCCGGTGATGATTACTCCGCGCTGGGTCGATACCGCCTGTCAGCCCATCGGGATTCGCAACGTTCTCAACTATCTGGTCGGGTGTCTTGACTCTGCCGGGACGATCGGTGAAACCTTTGATATCGGTCAGGAAGACGTAACCACCTACCGCCAGCTGATGGAAATCTTTGCTGAGGAAGCCGGATTGCGCCGCCGCCTGATCGTGCCGGTTCCGGTTCTGACGCCGCGTCTCAGCTCCTATTGGATCCACCTGGTGACACCGGTACCGGCTGCCCTGGCGCGACCGCTTGCCGAGGGTCTGAGTAACAGGGTTGTTTGTCAGGACTTGCGGATTCGCGAATTGATCCCGCAACAACTGTACGACTGCCGACAGGCGATCCGTCTGGCCCTGGTGCAGACCCGGAACCACGAGATTGAAAGCTCGTGGTTTGATGCCGGCGCTCTACCACCGGTCGAATGGATCGATCCGGCCGATCCGGAATGGGCCGGAGGGACCCGGTTTGTGGATGCCAGGGAGATAACCTTCGCTGCATCACGAGAAGAGGTGTGGGATGCCATCCTGAAAATCGGCGGCGGCACCGGCTGGTATTATGCCGATTGGCTCTGGGAGGTCCGCGGGATGATGGACCGTCTGGTCGGCGGCGTCGGATTGCAGCGCGGCCGCCGATGCCCGCTCGAGCTGGCCACCGGAGATGTCCTCGATTTCTGGCGGGTCAGGAAGGTCGAGAAGTTCCACTCCCTGCAACTGGTCGCCGAGATGAAATTGCCGGGATCAGCCATCCTTGAGTTTCGGATTGAGGAACAGAAGCCGGATGAAACCTGTCTGCAACTGAAAGCGCATTTTCTTCCGAACGGGCTGTTCGGCATTCTTTACTGGTACCTTGTTCTACCCTTCCATGGCCTGGTTTTCAACGGCATGCTGCGTGGCGTCGGCCGGCACCTCGAAAAGAAGGTTCTGGCCGGGCCGCAGCGAGTGACGACATGA
- a CDS encoding DUF1722 domain-containing protein, which produces MSDKIRLGISSCLLGEKVRFDGGHKLDRFLVDTLGQYVDYVPVCPEVEVGLPTPRDALRLIGDPENQRLVFSRNGEDITERMNEWAERRVRDLEKEELCGFVFKSKSPSSGMERVRLYDKNGVPNKVGVGLFARAFMEHFPLLPVEEDGRLHDPKLRENFIESIFTFKRLRESMAAGKTRGNLVDFHTQHKLLVMAHSPELYRELGKLVAAAKSFTIDELYDQYIVLLGKALRLKTTHSKNVNVLQHILGYFKKQLSSDEKKEALDLINRYRNQYVPLIVPLTLLNHFVRKYEQSYLKDQVYLEPHPVELKLRNHV; this is translated from the coding sequence ATGTCGGATAAAATACGCCTCGGGATCAGCTCCTGCCTGCTCGGTGAAAAAGTCAGGTTCGACGGCGGCCATAAACTCGACCGGTTCCTGGTCGACACCCTCGGCCAGTATGTCGATTATGTACCGGTATGCCCGGAAGTCGAGGTCGGGCTGCCGACCCCCCGGGACGCCTTGCGGCTGATCGGCGACCCCGAAAACCAACGGCTGGTTTTTTCCAGGAACGGCGAAGACATAACTGAAAGGATGAACGAATGGGCTGAACGAAGGGTCCGTGATCTCGAAAAAGAGGAGCTGTGCGGTTTTGTCTTCAAGAGCAAATCCCCGAGCAGCGGCATGGAACGCGTGCGCCTGTACGACAAGAACGGCGTCCCGAACAAAGTCGGAGTCGGTCTGTTCGCCAGAGCTTTCATGGAACACTTTCCGCTACTGCCGGTCGAAGAGGACGGGCGACTGCACGACCCGAAACTTCGCGAAAACTTTATCGAGAGTATCTTCACCTTCAAAAGATTGCGCGAATCGATGGCCGCCGGCAAAACTCGGGGCAATCTCGTCGACTTCCATACCCAGCACAAACTGCTCGTCATGGCCCACAGCCCGGAGCTGTACCGCGAATTGGGAAAGCTGGTAGCAGCAGCAAAATCATTTACCATCGATGAACTTTATGATCAGTATATCGTCCTGCTCGGCAAGGCACTTCGCCTGAAGACCACGCACAGCAAAAACGTCAATGTATTGCAACACATCCTCGGGTATTTCAAAAAGCAGCTCAGCAGCGATGAAAAAAAAGAAGCCCTTGATCTGATCAACCGGTATCGTAATCAGTATGTCCCGTTGATCGTACCACTCACCCTGCTCAACCATTTCGTGCGCAAGTACGAACAGAGCTACCTGAAAGACCAGGTCTATCTCGAACCCCATCCGGTTGAATTGAAACTAAGAAACCACGTATAA
- a CDS encoding C4-dicarboxylate ABC transporter substrate-binding protein, protein MIFKTPAKLLTITLLFIGLMALPAGAAKDPLAQWKPDFDPSGAKYTYLLSCVGHPAIEGVAAGFRIRDRIWQESNGQIYVDFRPLSQLGGEKDVINKLKLGAVQGMMSSSVAAANISPKLGIVNLPFVIDSFEKLDRFRITPELWEPFRDAPLQAGLQAIDFTGYGSYGWATTKPVRNLADARTVNFRIAQAPVNIDAYKAWGLKFTVLPWPDVPQALQTGVIDGLDHTPIVCNISKKFTIAKYYTELNYAQGLYVHIINRKWLNKLPEDLRTTFLKVVREESAEARKMTRQQQQEQIADAKQNGIEFISLSDQDRRTLEKKAAGIYEEWGQKIGESYLQEVRDTLQ, encoded by the coding sequence ATGATATTCAAAACCCCGGCAAAACTGTTGACGATCACCCTGCTCTTTATCGGGCTGATGGCCTTACCGGCCGGAGCGGCCAAGGATCCCCTGGCGCAATGGAAACCGGACTTTGATCCTTCCGGAGCGAAGTACACCTACCTGCTTTCCTGCGTCGGCCACCCGGCGATCGAAGGGGTCGCCGCCGGGTTCCGCATCCGCGACCGCATCTGGCAGGAGTCGAACGGCCAGATTTACGTCGACTTCCGCCCTTTGAGCCAGCTCGGCGGGGAAAAGGATGTCATCAACAAGCTCAAACTCGGTGCGGTGCAGGGCATGATGAGTTCCTCGGTCGCGGCGGCCAACATTTCGCCGAAGCTCGGGATTGTCAACCTGCCGTTTGTCATCGACAGCTTCGAAAAGCTCGACCGCTTCCGCATAACACCGGAACTCTGGGAGCCGTTTCGTGATGCTCCGCTGCAAGCCGGCCTGCAGGCGATCGATTTTACCGGATACGGCAGTTACGGCTGGGCGACAACCAAGCCGGTGAGGAACCTCGCTGACGCCCGAACCGTTAATTTCCGGATTGCCCAGGCTCCGGTCAATATCGATGCCTACAAAGCCTGGGGCCTGAAATTCACGGTTCTGCCCTGGCCCGATGTGCCCCAGGCCCTGCAAACCGGGGTTATCGACGGCCTTGATCACACCCCGATCGTCTGCAACATTTCAAAAAAATTCACCATTGCCAAATACTATACCGAGCTCAACTACGCCCAGGGGTTGTATGTACACATTATCAATCGGAAATGGCTGAACAAGCTTCCCGAAGATTTGCGCACAACCTTCCTCAAAGTCGTCCGCGAAGAGAGTGCCGAGGCCCGCAAGATGACCCGTCAGCAGCAGCAGGAGCAGATCGCCGACGCCAAACAAAACGGTATCGAGTTCATCTCGCTCTCCGACCAGGACCGTCGTACGCTGGAGAAAAAAGCGGCCGGTATCTATGAAGAATGGGGACAGAAAATCGGCGAGAGCTATCTGCAGGAAGTCAGAGACACCCTGCAATAA